In Palaemon carinicauda isolate YSFRI2023 chromosome 21, ASM3689809v2, whole genome shotgun sequence, the following proteins share a genomic window:
- the LOC137615255 gene encoding uncharacterized protein yields the protein MKSLFIICLLSVTVLGAKLDGLEHDHDHHHDHHHHEHDFPLATGREAKEASARLLEFFDAVYNDAQFPSDMPSYNSIPATVQFSCDNRIPGYYADVDHGCQVYHVCREDPEHNIATFLCPNATIFHQEIFACDWWFNVDCSVSPNFYYLNEDLYKEPEEEEITRDNFARDIVSQDPLSLESRLVRSALPTEDLRDYLLPKPDYLPPIDDYLPPKKAYLPPDDKYLPPKQGYLLPKKEYLPPI from the exons gtccTGGGGGCCAAGCTTGATGGTTTGGAACATGACCACGACCACCACCACGATCATCACCACCACGAACACGATTTCCCGTTGGCTACAGGCAGGGAGGCGAAGGAGGCGTCGGCCAGACTCCTGGAATTCTTCGACGCTGTTTACAACGATGCCCAG TTCCCGTCCGATATGCCGTCTTATAACTCTATTCCTGCCACTGTTCAGTTCAGCTGTGATAACAGGATTCCCGGGTATTACGCCGATGTTGATCATGGATGCCAG GTGTACCACGTCTGCCGCGAAGACCCCGAGCATAACATTGCCACCTTCCTGTGTCCCAACGCCACCATCTTCCACCAGGAGATCTTCGCCTGCGATTGGTGGTTCAACGTGGACTGCTCCGTCTCGCCTAACTTCTATTACCTCAACGAAGATTTATACAAG GagccagaagaagaagaaatcacgAGGGATAACTTCGCACGCGACATTGTGAGCCAA GACCCCCTGTCGCTTGAAAGTAGGTTAGTGAGGAGCGCTTTGCCCACTGAGGATTTAAGAGATTATCTTCTACCTAAACCAGACTACCTGCCACCGATAGATGATTATCTCCCTCCCAAGAAAGCCTACCTTCCTCCCGACGACAAATACCTACCACCTAAACAGGGCTATTTACTCCCGAAGAAGGAATATCTGCCACCAATTTAa